A region of Diospyros lotus cultivar Yz01 chromosome 3, ASM1463336v1, whole genome shotgun sequence DNA encodes the following proteins:
- the LOC127798255 gene encoding uncharacterized protein LOC127798255 isoform X2, with the protein MVLGLRSKNRKGTSIQVDYFVNVQEIRPWPPSQSLRSVQSVLLHWENGDQNYGSFSTVVGNGSIEFNKSFALPVTLSADKRSRDSFQKNCLEFHLYESRNERAAKGQSLGSSIINLADYGVIKETLPIRALVNCKKSSKNAAQPVLHVTVQPLDKYSSNSSPNSSLSKEASLDKDGGEFFSELMNERNGHECEIASFTDDDVSPHSSQTFLTSPLEGISSQNVVADGEMKSPQENVEESVRDNVVNEHTAKSTSSEVFIEEGTNTDLSSSRDCQADGDGHRFINGDRKNSQLDATTVNEVSVSLPDGQEKKEQQKYGKDEPVLEEMSDSLGDRLGMQSSLNASRKPSSLRSETLTFSRSIRGVQGTNSNKLKHVKSVQLPFTSAEVSGLSDKSQNVGKAAEVDNLKHALGDATYNAATKGNKPNNGFSDSKIDWKSRIEKLEEELSEAAIIEAALYSVVAEHASSTNKVHAPARRLSRFYLHSYQATSHSKRASAARSAVSGLILVTKSCGTDVPRLTFWLSNSIMLRAIVNQAVLVTPLSDRPNKETTSRGKVSSAISLLERGKFSPTEKEKSHPTEELCDWANPQAFAIALEKVEAWIFSRIVESVWWQTMTPHMQSTAAKTGGRGSSSRKSRHVLGDQEQGSFSTELWKKAFNDARERLCPIRAAGHECACLPVLARLVMEQLVHRLDVAMFNAILRESADEMPTDPMSDPVSDPKVLPILAGKSSFGAGAQLKNAIGNWSRWLTDLFGMEDNDSPEDENDHDNSGMSSRKSFKPFRLLNALSDLMMLPTEMLADSSTRKEICPMFDASLIKRVLSNFVPDEFSPEPIPAAVLEALDAEDTTGELVTVPCTAMRTIYSPPLAASLAGFIGDVGIQNLQRSASSVLRKSYTSDDELDELNSPITCIINENSQISPSSTSGGWIMPKGGRDIVRYKLLREVWRDGE; encoded by the exons ATGGTGCTTGGGCTAAGGTCTAAGAACAGAAAAGGCACTTCCATTCAAGTCGATTACTTCGTCAATGTGCAAGAGATTAGGCCCTGGCCCCCATCCCAATCTCTGAGATCTGTTCAGTCTGTATTGCTTCATTGGGAAAATGGGGATCAGAATTATGGGTCATTTTCTACTGTTGTTGGGAATGGCAGCATTGAGTTCAACAAATCTTTTGCACTTCCAGTGACTCTTTCTGCAGATAAAAGGTCCCGCGATAGCTTTCAGAAGAACTGCTTGGAGTTTCACTTGTACGAATCGCGTAATGAGAGGGCAGCAAAAGGTCAATCTCTAGGGTCATCAATAATAAATCTGGCAGATTATGGAGTTATCAAAGAAACCTTACCAATTAGAGCTCTTGTGAACTGCAAGAAGAGCTCCAAGAACGCAGCCCAACCCGTTTTGCATGTCACCGTGCAGCCACTAGACAAGTACAGCTCCAATTCATCACCAAATAGCAGCTTATCGAAAGAGGCATCACTGGACAAGGATGGAGGAGAGTTTTTTTCGGAATTGATGAATGAACGAAATGGTCATGAATGTGAGATTGCTTCTTTTACTGATGATGATGTTTCCCCACATTCATCACAGACCTTCTTGACGTCCCCTTTGGAGGGAATTTCATCTCAAAATGTG GTTGCAGATGGAGAAATGAAGAGTCCCCAAGAAAATGTTGAAGAATCTGTTAGAGACAATGTTGTTAACGAACATACTGCCAAAAGTACATCCTCAGAGGTGTTTATTGAGGAGGGAACAAACACTGACCTGTCAAGCTCCAGAGATTGCCAAGCCGATGGGGATGGCCACAGATTTATAAATGGAGATAGGAAAAACAGCCAGCTGGATGCTACAACTGTTAATGAAGTATCTGTTAGTTTGCCAGACGGCCAAGAGAAAAAGGAACAGCAGAAATATGGAAAGGATGAACCAGTCCTAGAGGAAATGAGCGATTCTTTAGGAGACAGACTAGGGATGCAGTCTTCACTAAATGCTTCCAGAAAGCCTTCTTCACTAAGGAGTGAGACTCTCACATTCAGCCGAAGTATACGTGGAGTGCAAGGCACTAATAGTAATAAACTAAAGCATGTGAAGTCTGTTCAGCTGCCATTTACCTCAGCTGAGGTCAGTGGGTTATCTGATAAAAGTCAGAATGTGGGGAAAGCAGCAGAAGTAGATAACCTGAAGCATGCTCTTGGTGATGCAACATATAATGCAGCTACTAAAGGAAACAAACCAAACAATGGCTTTTCTGACAGCAAAATTGATTGGAAATCCAGAATTGAGAAGCTTGAAGAAGAGTTGAGTGAGGCTGCCATTATTGAGGCTGCCCTTTATTCTGTAGTTGCTGAGCATGCTAGTTCCACGAACAAGGTGCATGCTCCAGCTCGGCGTCTCTCTAGATTCTATCTTCACTCTTATCAAGCAACATCCCACTCTAAAAGAGCAAGTGCAGCGAGAAGTGCTGTTTCAGGGTTAATTTTGGTTACTAAATCATGCGGAACTGATGTTCCAAG GTTAACATTCTGGTTGTCAAATTCAATTATGCTGCGAGCAATTGTCAATCAGGCAGTTCTGGTTACTCCACTTTCTGATAGACCTAATAAGGAAACTACTAGTCGTGGCAAAGTGTCGTCTGCAATATCCTTACTGGAACGGGGCAAGTTCTCTCCCactgagaaagaaaagagtcaTCCAACAGAAGAATTATGTGACTGGGCAAATCCACAAGCATTTGCAATTGCACTGGAAAAAGTTGAAGCTTGGATATTTTCCCGTATTGTGGAGTCAGTCTGGTGGCAG ACAATGACTCCACATATGCAGTCCACAGCAGCAAAGACTGGTGGTAGAGGATCCAGCTCAAGAAAAAGTAGACATGTTTTGGGTGATCAAGAGCAGGGAAGTTTCTCTACTGAGCTCTGGAAGAAGGCTTTTAATGATGCACGTGAAAGGCTTTGTCCCATTCGAGCTGCTGGGCATGAGTGTGCCTGCTTGCCTGTGCTGGCTAGACTG GTAATGGAGCAGTTGGTGCATAGACTAGATGTCGCAATGTTTAATGCCATTCTTCGTGAATCAGCGGATGAAATGCCGACAGATCCAATGTCTGACCCAGTTAGTGATCCTAAAGTCCTCCCAATTCTTGCTGGTAAATCAAGCTTTGGGGCTGGTGCTCAACTGAAAAATGCT ATTGGGAACTGGTCAAGATGGCTTACAGATCTCTTTGGCATGGAAGATAACGACTCACCTGAGGACGAGAATGATCACGACAACAGTGGAATGAGCAGCAGAAAATCTTTTAAACCTTTCCGTCTGCTCAATGCGCTGAGTGATCTCATGATGCTTCCAACTGAAATGCTTGCTGATAGCTCCACAAGAAAAGAG ATTTGTCCTATGTTTGATGCATCGTTGATTAAAAGGGTACTAAGCAATTTTGTACCTGACGAGTTTTCTCCAGAGCCGATTCCAGCAGCTGTCCTCGAGGCCCTGGATGCCGAG GATACCACCGGAGAGTTGGTCACGGTTCCATGCACCGCCATGCGGACAATCTAC
- the LOC127798255 gene encoding uncharacterized protein LOC127798255 isoform X1 encodes MVLGLRSKNRKGTSIQVDYFVNVQEIRPWPPSQSLRSVQSVLLHWENGDQNYGSFSTVVGNGSIEFNKSFALPVTLSADKRSRDSFQKNCLEFHLYESRNERAAKGQSLGSSIINLADYGVIKETLPIRALVNCKKSSKNAAQPVLHVTVQPLDKYSSNSSPNSSLSKEASLDKDGGEFFSELMNERNGHECEIASFTDDDVSPHSSQTFLTSPLEGISSQNVVADGEMKSPQENVEESVRDNVVNEHTAKSTSSEVFIEEGTNTDLSSSRDCQADGDGHRFINGDRKNSQLDATTVNEVSVSLPDGQEKKEQQKYGKDEPVLEEMSDSLGDRLGMQSSLNASRKPSSLRSETLTFSRSIRGVQGTNSNKLKHVKSVQLPFTSAEVSGLSDKSQNVGKAAEVDNLKHALGDATYNAATKGNKPNNGFSDSKIDWKSRIEKLEEELSEAAIIEAALYSVVAEHASSTNKVHAPARRLSRFYLHSYQATSHSKRASAARSAVSGLILVTKSCGTDVPRLTFWLSNSIMLRAIVNQAVLVTPLSDRPNKETTSRGKVSSAISLLERGKFSPTEKEKSHPTEELCDWANPQAFAIALEKVEAWIFSRIVESVWWQTMTPHMQSTAAKTGGRGSSSRKSRHVLGDQEQGSFSTELWKKAFNDARERLCPIRAAGHECACLPVLARLVMEQLVHRLDVAMFNAILRESADEMPTDPMSDPVSDPKVLPILAGKSSFGAGAQLKNAIGNWSRWLTDLFGMEDNDSPEDENDHDNSGMSSRKSFKPFRLLNALSDLMMLPTEMLADSSTRKEICPMFDASLIKRVLSNFVPDEFSPEPIPAAVLEALDAEDSQDTTGELVTVPCTAMRTIYSPPLAASLAGFIGDVGIQNLQRSASSVLRKSYTSDDELDELNSPITCIINENSQISPSSTSGGWIMPKGGRDIVRYKLLREVWRDGE; translated from the exons ATGGTGCTTGGGCTAAGGTCTAAGAACAGAAAAGGCACTTCCATTCAAGTCGATTACTTCGTCAATGTGCAAGAGATTAGGCCCTGGCCCCCATCCCAATCTCTGAGATCTGTTCAGTCTGTATTGCTTCATTGGGAAAATGGGGATCAGAATTATGGGTCATTTTCTACTGTTGTTGGGAATGGCAGCATTGAGTTCAACAAATCTTTTGCACTTCCAGTGACTCTTTCTGCAGATAAAAGGTCCCGCGATAGCTTTCAGAAGAACTGCTTGGAGTTTCACTTGTACGAATCGCGTAATGAGAGGGCAGCAAAAGGTCAATCTCTAGGGTCATCAATAATAAATCTGGCAGATTATGGAGTTATCAAAGAAACCTTACCAATTAGAGCTCTTGTGAACTGCAAGAAGAGCTCCAAGAACGCAGCCCAACCCGTTTTGCATGTCACCGTGCAGCCACTAGACAAGTACAGCTCCAATTCATCACCAAATAGCAGCTTATCGAAAGAGGCATCACTGGACAAGGATGGAGGAGAGTTTTTTTCGGAATTGATGAATGAACGAAATGGTCATGAATGTGAGATTGCTTCTTTTACTGATGATGATGTTTCCCCACATTCATCACAGACCTTCTTGACGTCCCCTTTGGAGGGAATTTCATCTCAAAATGTG GTTGCAGATGGAGAAATGAAGAGTCCCCAAGAAAATGTTGAAGAATCTGTTAGAGACAATGTTGTTAACGAACATACTGCCAAAAGTACATCCTCAGAGGTGTTTATTGAGGAGGGAACAAACACTGACCTGTCAAGCTCCAGAGATTGCCAAGCCGATGGGGATGGCCACAGATTTATAAATGGAGATAGGAAAAACAGCCAGCTGGATGCTACAACTGTTAATGAAGTATCTGTTAGTTTGCCAGACGGCCAAGAGAAAAAGGAACAGCAGAAATATGGAAAGGATGAACCAGTCCTAGAGGAAATGAGCGATTCTTTAGGAGACAGACTAGGGATGCAGTCTTCACTAAATGCTTCCAGAAAGCCTTCTTCACTAAGGAGTGAGACTCTCACATTCAGCCGAAGTATACGTGGAGTGCAAGGCACTAATAGTAATAAACTAAAGCATGTGAAGTCTGTTCAGCTGCCATTTACCTCAGCTGAGGTCAGTGGGTTATCTGATAAAAGTCAGAATGTGGGGAAAGCAGCAGAAGTAGATAACCTGAAGCATGCTCTTGGTGATGCAACATATAATGCAGCTACTAAAGGAAACAAACCAAACAATGGCTTTTCTGACAGCAAAATTGATTGGAAATCCAGAATTGAGAAGCTTGAAGAAGAGTTGAGTGAGGCTGCCATTATTGAGGCTGCCCTTTATTCTGTAGTTGCTGAGCATGCTAGTTCCACGAACAAGGTGCATGCTCCAGCTCGGCGTCTCTCTAGATTCTATCTTCACTCTTATCAAGCAACATCCCACTCTAAAAGAGCAAGTGCAGCGAGAAGTGCTGTTTCAGGGTTAATTTTGGTTACTAAATCATGCGGAACTGATGTTCCAAG GTTAACATTCTGGTTGTCAAATTCAATTATGCTGCGAGCAATTGTCAATCAGGCAGTTCTGGTTACTCCACTTTCTGATAGACCTAATAAGGAAACTACTAGTCGTGGCAAAGTGTCGTCTGCAATATCCTTACTGGAACGGGGCAAGTTCTCTCCCactgagaaagaaaagagtcaTCCAACAGAAGAATTATGTGACTGGGCAAATCCACAAGCATTTGCAATTGCACTGGAAAAAGTTGAAGCTTGGATATTTTCCCGTATTGTGGAGTCAGTCTGGTGGCAG ACAATGACTCCACATATGCAGTCCACAGCAGCAAAGACTGGTGGTAGAGGATCCAGCTCAAGAAAAAGTAGACATGTTTTGGGTGATCAAGAGCAGGGAAGTTTCTCTACTGAGCTCTGGAAGAAGGCTTTTAATGATGCACGTGAAAGGCTTTGTCCCATTCGAGCTGCTGGGCATGAGTGTGCCTGCTTGCCTGTGCTGGCTAGACTG GTAATGGAGCAGTTGGTGCATAGACTAGATGTCGCAATGTTTAATGCCATTCTTCGTGAATCAGCGGATGAAATGCCGACAGATCCAATGTCTGACCCAGTTAGTGATCCTAAAGTCCTCCCAATTCTTGCTGGTAAATCAAGCTTTGGGGCTGGTGCTCAACTGAAAAATGCT ATTGGGAACTGGTCAAGATGGCTTACAGATCTCTTTGGCATGGAAGATAACGACTCACCTGAGGACGAGAATGATCACGACAACAGTGGAATGAGCAGCAGAAAATCTTTTAAACCTTTCCGTCTGCTCAATGCGCTGAGTGATCTCATGATGCTTCCAACTGAAATGCTTGCTGATAGCTCCACAAGAAAAGAG ATTTGTCCTATGTTTGATGCATCGTTGATTAAAAGGGTACTAAGCAATTTTGTACCTGACGAGTTTTCTCCAGAGCCGATTCCAGCAGCTGTCCTCGAGGCCCTGGATGCCGAG GATTCTCAGGATACCACCGGAGAGTTGGTCACGGTTCCATGCACCGCCATGCGGACAATCTAC